The Paralichthys olivaceus isolate ysfri-2021 chromosome 9, ASM2471397v2, whole genome shotgun sequence genome contains a region encoding:
- the cenpi gene encoding centromere protein I isoform X2 — protein sequence MAAKQNTSGSTESDQSSLTEQPSSRSFNRSVRVAEKERRKTEAEDPFVPALKYFSDVEAGTPLIGNDEFERNLVLVERVAYSRGLSPEAISVMLEFAMSLRMGTSPCVRILKCLIPATVVPQEAVVRAVVWLGVGKIPISTQILFIKWVLTVFDMIDAKDQLRAIYGFIFSFVTEENLCPFICHLLYLLTRKESVRVFRVRKLLELQSKLGRQPFLLHLLSLYRVFCPELVTLSIPSRMRIGFRNHNSPWKSALIAVQKRNGSQVVSSASLPLTIKDKPGSRKRKYGHLELPVLNSLVNKQAQAESPFSRKLVPLVQLSSFTQLLENVHRIELPAQMGSLLGSSLALQYLDCVQDESALLRLNFWLGYALHEEFLFCGDGRASQNSEEALQFLDKLLSTQHFLQEAFSSSEAFLYKFLSVWDGSLHRPQILSLLSNIPVVPSSQIGRLLFEPLMQLFFTSSLFFKCGLMECLNNMLLKWLTWHSVYALEDDLDISLNSHTSINMTLSGFKDSVMELVHFVGRLASLGLQLECSHSLFLTFILDFYETVCDTFLKYGLPLVVMPPPGVFYPALFSLDPISVDRLAFIMYRYKVNLTSAKSQEKVTEAFHISRQTFREFNNYVVVMVNCLWNSKMFHPGMGVQLGEELLLKSNVPQNWTSFDLVHHPAFMSYAVDFHQRCWPERKEVDLNSIKHSKPWSWYLEYLYSQGYDGLKQFVPAL from the exons ATGGCAGCGAAACAAAACACGTCGGGGTCCACGGAGTCAGACCAGTCGTCTCTAACCGAGCAGCCGTCGAGCCGGAGCTTTAACCGGAGTGTTCGGGTTgcggagaaggagaggaggaagaccgAGGCGGAGGACCCGTTCGTCCCGGCCCTGAAGTACTTCTCTGACG TTGAAGCAGGAACTCCATTGATTGGGAACGATGAGTTTGAGAGGAACTTGGTGCTGGTGGAGAGGGTGGCCTACAGTAGAGGACTCTCCCCGGAGGCCATCTCTGTTATGCTGGAGTTTGCCATGAGCCTCCGTATGG GGACTAGTCCATGTGTCCGGATACTGAAGTGTCTGATTCCTGCCACCGTGGTGCCACAGGAGGCTGTGGTTCGAGCGGTAGTTTGGCTCGGTGTTGGCAAAATACCCATCAGCACTCAA ATTCTTTTTATAAAGTGGGTGTTGACCGTCTTTGACATGATTGACGCAAAAGACCAACTTCGGGCTATCTATGGCTTCATCTTCAGCTTTGTCACAGAAGAAAATCTG tgtccCTTCATCTGCCATCTGTTGTACCTTTTGACCAGAAAGGAAAGTG TGCGAGTGTTCAGAGTGCGGAAGCTGCTGGAGCTTCAGTCTAAACTG GGAAGGCAGCCGTTCCTCCTGCACCTACTGTCACTTTACAGAGTGTTTTGTCCTGAGCTTGTGACTCTCTCCATTCCATCACGAATGCGG ATTGGGTTTAGGAACCACAACTCCCCCTGGAAGTCAGCATTGATTGCTGTACAGAAGAGGAATGGTTCCCAGGTTGTCTCCAGCGCCAGTCTGCCCCTCACAATTAAAGATAAGCCCGGCTCTCGGAAAAGG AAATACGGTCACCTGGAGTTGCCAGTTTTGAATTCGCTTGTCAATAAACAGGCTCAGGCTGAGTCGCCCTTCAGCAGGAAGTTGGTTCCCCTGGTGCAGCTCAGCTCTTTTACTCAGCTCCTGGAAAATGTGCACCGAATCGAG CTGCCCGCTCAGATGGGCTCGCTGCTGGGCTCCAGTCTGGCCCTCCAGTACCTTGACTGTGTTCAGGATGAGTCTGCCCTCCTACGCCTCAACTTCTGGCTCGGCTACGCTCTCCATGAAG AATTTCTGTTCTGTGGGGATGGAAGAGCCTCCCAGAATTCAGAGGAAGCTCTGCAATTTCTGGACAAGTTGCTGTCCACACAGCACTTCCTGCAG GAAGCATTTTCCAGTTCAGAGGCTTTCCTGTACAAATTTCTCAGTGTTTGGGATGGTTCCCTCCACCGCCCACAGATCCTCAGCCTCCTGAGCAACATTCCTGTTGTCCCCAGTTCCC AAATCGGAAGGCTTCTGTTTGAGCCCCTCATGCAGCTCTTCTTCACATCCTCGCTGTTTTTCAAG TGTGGACTCATGGAATGCCTGAACAATATGCTGTTGAAGTGGCTTACCTGGCATTCAGTGTACGCTCTGGAGGACGACTTAGACATCAGCCTCAACAGCCACACCTCTAT AAACATGACCCTGTCAGGGTTCAAAGACTCAGTGATGGAGCTGGTTCACTTTGTGGGTCGTCTGGCGTCTTTGGGCCTTCAGCTTGAATGCTCTCACTCACTCTTCCTCACCTTCATCCTGGACTTCTACGAGACG gTGTGTGACACATTTCTAAAGTATGGGCTCCCCCTTGTGGTGATGCCCCCCCCTGGAGTTTTTTACCCAGCCTTGTTTTCACTCGACCCCATTAGCGTGGACCGACTGGCCTTCATCATGTACAG GTACAAGGTGAACCTGACATCAGCCAAGAGTCAAGAGAAAGTCACAGAG GCCTTTCACATCAGCCGCCAAACGTTTCGGGAGTTCAACAACTACGTGGTCGTCATGGTCAACTGCCTGTGGAACTCCAAAATGTTTCATCCAGGGATGGGTGTGCAGCTgggagaggagctgctcctCAAGAGCAACGTACCGCAAAACTGGACGAGTTTTGACCTGGTCCACCACCCTGCTTTCATGAGCTACGCTGTCGACTTTCACCAGAGG TGCTGGCCCGAGAGAAAGGAAGTGGACCTCAATTCCATAAAG CATTCCAAGCCATGGAGCTGGTACCTGGAGTACTTGTACAGTCAAGGATATGACGGCCTTAAACAGTTTGTTCCAGCCCTGTAG
- the cenpi gene encoding centromere protein I isoform X1 — translation MAAKQNTSGSTESDQSSLTEQPSSRSFNRSVRVAEKERRKTEAEDPFVPALKYFSDVEAGTPLIGNDEFERNLVLVERVAYSRGLSPEAISVMLEFAMSLRMGTSPCVRILKCLIPATVVPQEAVVRAVVWLGVGKIPISTQILFIKWVLTVFDMIDAKDQLRAIYGFIFSFVTEENLCPFICHLLYLLTRKESVRVFRVRKLLELQSKLGRQPFLLHLLSLYRVFCPELVTLSIPSRMRIGFRNHNSPWKSALIAVQKRNGSQVVSSASLPLTIKDKPGSRKRKYGHLELPVLNSLVNKQAQAESPFSRKLVPLVQLSSFTQLLENVHRIELPAQMGSLLGSSLALQYLDCVQDESALLRLNFWLGYALHEEFLFCGDGRASQNSEEALQFLDKLLSTQHFLQEAFSSSEAFLYKFLSVWDGSLHRPQILSLLSNIPVVPSSQIGRLLFEPLMQLFFTSSLFFKCGLMECLNNMLLKWLTWHSVYALEDDLDISLNSHTSINMTLSGFKDSVMELVHFVGRLASLGLQLECSHSLFLTFILDFYETVCDTFLKYGLPLVVMPPPGVFYPALFSLDPISVDRLAFIMYRYKVNLTSAKSQEKVTEQAFHISRQTFREFNNYVVVMVNCLWNSKMFHPGMGVQLGEELLLKSNVPQNWTSFDLVHHPAFMSYAVDFHQRCWPERKEVDLNSIKHSKPWSWYLEYLYSQGYDGLKQFVPAL, via the exons ATGGCAGCGAAACAAAACACGTCGGGGTCCACGGAGTCAGACCAGTCGTCTCTAACCGAGCAGCCGTCGAGCCGGAGCTTTAACCGGAGTGTTCGGGTTgcggagaaggagaggaggaagaccgAGGCGGAGGACCCGTTCGTCCCGGCCCTGAAGTACTTCTCTGACG TTGAAGCAGGAACTCCATTGATTGGGAACGATGAGTTTGAGAGGAACTTGGTGCTGGTGGAGAGGGTGGCCTACAGTAGAGGACTCTCCCCGGAGGCCATCTCTGTTATGCTGGAGTTTGCCATGAGCCTCCGTATGG GGACTAGTCCATGTGTCCGGATACTGAAGTGTCTGATTCCTGCCACCGTGGTGCCACAGGAGGCTGTGGTTCGAGCGGTAGTTTGGCTCGGTGTTGGCAAAATACCCATCAGCACTCAA ATTCTTTTTATAAAGTGGGTGTTGACCGTCTTTGACATGATTGACGCAAAAGACCAACTTCGGGCTATCTATGGCTTCATCTTCAGCTTTGTCACAGAAGAAAATCTG tgtccCTTCATCTGCCATCTGTTGTACCTTTTGACCAGAAAGGAAAGTG TGCGAGTGTTCAGAGTGCGGAAGCTGCTGGAGCTTCAGTCTAAACTG GGAAGGCAGCCGTTCCTCCTGCACCTACTGTCACTTTACAGAGTGTTTTGTCCTGAGCTTGTGACTCTCTCCATTCCATCACGAATGCGG ATTGGGTTTAGGAACCACAACTCCCCCTGGAAGTCAGCATTGATTGCTGTACAGAAGAGGAATGGTTCCCAGGTTGTCTCCAGCGCCAGTCTGCCCCTCACAATTAAAGATAAGCCCGGCTCTCGGAAAAGG AAATACGGTCACCTGGAGTTGCCAGTTTTGAATTCGCTTGTCAATAAACAGGCTCAGGCTGAGTCGCCCTTCAGCAGGAAGTTGGTTCCCCTGGTGCAGCTCAGCTCTTTTACTCAGCTCCTGGAAAATGTGCACCGAATCGAG CTGCCCGCTCAGATGGGCTCGCTGCTGGGCTCCAGTCTGGCCCTCCAGTACCTTGACTGTGTTCAGGATGAGTCTGCCCTCCTACGCCTCAACTTCTGGCTCGGCTACGCTCTCCATGAAG AATTTCTGTTCTGTGGGGATGGAAGAGCCTCCCAGAATTCAGAGGAAGCTCTGCAATTTCTGGACAAGTTGCTGTCCACACAGCACTTCCTGCAG GAAGCATTTTCCAGTTCAGAGGCTTTCCTGTACAAATTTCTCAGTGTTTGGGATGGTTCCCTCCACCGCCCACAGATCCTCAGCCTCCTGAGCAACATTCCTGTTGTCCCCAGTTCCC AAATCGGAAGGCTTCTGTTTGAGCCCCTCATGCAGCTCTTCTTCACATCCTCGCTGTTTTTCAAG TGTGGACTCATGGAATGCCTGAACAATATGCTGTTGAAGTGGCTTACCTGGCATTCAGTGTACGCTCTGGAGGACGACTTAGACATCAGCCTCAACAGCCACACCTCTAT AAACATGACCCTGTCAGGGTTCAAAGACTCAGTGATGGAGCTGGTTCACTTTGTGGGTCGTCTGGCGTCTTTGGGCCTTCAGCTTGAATGCTCTCACTCACTCTTCCTCACCTTCATCCTGGACTTCTACGAGACG gTGTGTGACACATTTCTAAAGTATGGGCTCCCCCTTGTGGTGATGCCCCCCCCTGGAGTTTTTTACCCAGCCTTGTTTTCACTCGACCCCATTAGCGTGGACCGACTGGCCTTCATCATGTACAG GTACAAGGTGAACCTGACATCAGCCAAGAGTCAAGAGAAAGTCACAGAG CAGGCCTTTCACATCAGCCGCCAAACGTTTCGGGAGTTCAACAACTACGTGGTCGTCATGGTCAACTGCCTGTGGAACTCCAAAATGTTTCATCCAGGGATGGGTGTGCAGCTgggagaggagctgctcctCAAGAGCAACGTACCGCAAAACTGGACGAGTTTTGACCTGGTCCACCACCCTGCTTTCATGAGCTACGCTGTCGACTTTCACCAGAGG TGCTGGCCCGAGAGAAAGGAAGTGGACCTCAATTCCATAAAG CATTCCAAGCCATGGAGCTGGTACCTGGAGTACTTGTACAGTCAAGGATATGACGGCCTTAAACAGTTTGTTCCAGCCCTGTAG